The nucleotide window CCGACGGAAGGGCGCGAAGATCGGCGATTGCCGCCGAAGTTCCGAACCTGAGGCCGCGTAGGATTGCTCCCGACTGGGAGTGGCCTCATGTGGGGTTACTTCCAGCTGTTCCCATCAGAATGAAACTAACGCTCGTGCTCCGGTTGGGCGGTTGGATCGATTCGGATTTCGGGATTGCTCTGGCTGTAAAACGTTACAAATATGTTGCGTTTGCGCGTTGTGGTGTCGTTGGGCCGTAGCATGTCTGGGAGTGTGGTGATTTCATGACAGACGCCCCCTTGTGGGTGCTGCTTGGACCCTATATGGGGCTGGCAGGGGGCATCCTCTGGCTGGCTTTGTGGTTCTTCGGGAGACACTCGATGGCTGAAAGGGGTTGGAAACACTTCTCTCTAGGTTTGCCACTTCTGGGGATTTTTATGCTAGTTGGCTCAGCTCTTAATCTGCTGCTGGGATGGCCGCCGGCCCTGTCAACGGGAGTTGCACTAGGTTGGATTCTTTTGCTGGCGATTATGGTTGCAGGAATGATGCTCGATCTATGGACAAGGACGCGCCAATCAACCTGATGTCGCTGCCCTCAATGACCTCGGAGCGTGAATAAGTTCTTCCATAACGACTTCCGGTGTTTCGCGGGGCTGGGTGGGTGGATGTACACCCACGTGGGGATGCTCCCGACGGGATTTGAACCCGTGTCAGAAGCTCGAGAGGCTTCTATCCTTGGCCACTAGACTACGGGAGCGCGAGGCCGCGCTAAGGGTGGCGCCGACATAAAGGTTGCGCGGCGTTTGATGCAAACGAAGAGTGCGAAGTTTTTTCCCGCTCCCGACCCCTTGCGGACGACGAGGCGGCGATGTGAAGGCGGCACTCGCGCAGCTCGATCCGGCGGTCGGCGACAAGGCGAAGAACCTCCGGAAGCTCGAGACGACGATCGCGTCGGAGCGGGCGGATCTCCTCCTCGTCGGCGAGATGTATCTGACCGGCTACATGGCCCGCGACTCGTTCGCGCAGCTCGCGGAGCCGATCGACGGCCCGACTGTGAAGGCGATCGCGAAGATCGCCTCGGAGCACGGCACGCACGTCGTCTTCGGCATGCCCGAGCGCGAATCGGACACGCGCAAGCTGTACAACACGTCCGTGCTCGTCGCCCCGGACGGCAAGGTCGCCTCCTATCGGAAGGTGTACCCGGCGAACTTCGGGCCGTTCGAAGAGGGTCTCTACTTCGGCCGGGGAGACGGCCTGACGCTCGTCGACACGAAGCTCGGGCGGATCGGTCTGCTGATCTGCTACGACGCCTTCTTTCCCGAGCTCGCCAAGGCGTACGCCCTCCAGGGCGTTGACGTACTCGCGATCATCAGCGCCTCACCGGCCACGTCGAAGCCGTTCTTCGACCGCATCTTGCCGGCGCGGGCGATCGAAAATGCGGTGTACGTGCTGTACGCGAACCTCGTCGGCGCGGAGCTGAACGTCGTGTTCCAGGGGGGCACCCAGGCGATCGGGCCGCGAGGCGAGGACCTCGGCAAGGCGCCGGACTTCCAGGAGGCGACGGTCGTCGCCGACGTCGACGTCCGCAACGTGACCGCGGCCCGGGGACTCCGGCCAACGCTCCGCGACACCCGCAAGGAGTTCTGGGAACCCGTCGCGCCGACGGTCCCGGTGCGCCGCTCGTGAGCGTGGCGCACCGACCGCCACCTTCATTAGCTGAGAACACCACTATACCTCCATGGAGGAGACACAGTCCTGAAGGCGTTCGCCATCGTTTTTCTCGCGCTGATCATCGCCGCCGTCGGGCTGCGCTCCGCGATCGCCGATCCTACGGACGACCTCGTGACCACACGCATCCACTTCGGCGTGCAGCAGACGGACATCATCCCCGGGGTCGCCGCGATGCGGGCTGCGTGCGACATCGACGCGTCGGGGGAGCCGATCTTCATCTTGGCGAACGAGAGCACCCGTTCGATCTTGGCCGCCGGGCCGGGCCCCTGCACGATCGTCCTCGTGCTCTTCGGCCTCGACATCGGGCTGCCCGTGTTCGATAAGACGCCCCTCGGGACGCACTCCTTCTCGTTGCCGGGCATCTCGACGGTGACGCTCGGGTTCGTGGACCTGAGCGTGGACCTGACCACCTCTCTGGATTCGACGAGCCGCGTGCCGGACGGGATCGCGCAGGTGAGCCCGAGCCAGATCGGGTGGTCGGCGTGGGGCGCGAATCGGATCCTCATCCACGGGGAAGACGGGGTCGGGAGCATCGCGACCTCGGAACTCGAGACGACGTTCGCGTACGCGATGTCGATCGGCTTCTCGATCTACTCGCACGGGATCCCCCTGTACCATCTGGATTTGGTGCGGATCGGATCGTTCACGGGCGGCCCGTCCCTCGTCACACCCCTCTCCGTCGACTTGCGTCCCCACACCCTCACGCTCGTGGGGCCGATGGAGCTGTCGGACGACCGCGCGACGTTCACCTGGACCGGGATCGTCGATTCGGACGTCGATCATCTCGAGCTGTGGCTGACGGACGGGAGGACGAACGTCTCGTACCGGCTGCCGGCCAACGCGACGGACGTCGAGGTGACGTTGTGGCGCTCGACGCATTACGAGGCGCGCATCGTCTCCGTGGACGGCTCGAGCCAGATGTCCCCTTCGGACGCCATCGCATTCGATACGCCGAGTGCGGGAATTCAAATACAGGACGACCTGACGAGCCCCGCCCTCAGCTGGTCGATGATGGCGGTCGCGCTCGTGGCGGGCGGGATCGGCTTCCGGTGGGGAGCCGTACGCGCCCGCAAAGTCCGTTGAATCGCGTGCGTCGGGCCGACCGACGGACGGGTCACCGATTGCCCGTCGGCCGCTCGGCCGCGGAGGATTTGCGGGATCGACGCCCGTCTCTCGATTCCCTCCGCCGCGTTGCGGGCCCGCGTCACCGCGGGTCATGCGGCAGGTGGCCCTCGATCGTGCGCGCGAGCGCCTCCCCCATGCGGCGGTAGCCGTCGACGTCCGGGTGGAGCCCGTCGGGCGATCCACGCAACCGGTGCGGCGCGGCCGGGTCCGCAGCGGCGGCGTGCGTGTCGCAAAACGGGATGTCGAGGACCTTCGCGAACGATTCGATCCAATGGTTCAGGGTGAAGATCGCCGCGGTGACGTCCGGCGATGCGCGGTCGAACGGGAGGACGCTCGCGGCCACCGGCACGATCCCTGCATCGAGCGCTTCGGCGTACATCGCGCCGAACTCCCGCTGGATCGGGTCCGGCTCGTGGCCCGCGAAGAGGTCGTTGACCCCGGCGAGGATGATCGCGTACGCGGGCTTCGCGCGGACGACATCGCGCTCGAAGCGCGCGTGGACCTCCGCGGCGGTCTGCCCGTCGATCCCGCGGTTCAGCACGGTCCACTCGGGATGGAGGCGCATCATCCAGAACGCGTACTGGCTCGCGGGATTCCCGGCGCCGCGGGGCGGCGCCTCGAGCGGCGAACGGAACCCCGGCGTGCCGGCGGTCGTCGAGTCGCCGATGCCGACGATCGTCAGGGGCGGGGAGGGCATGCTCCCCGCCACATCGACACCTGTGGAAAAGGCCTTTGGGAGCCGGTCGAACTATCTCGTCCGGACTCGGAGGAGATGCGCCTGAGCGACGAGGCGGAAGGACGCCTCCACGTTCGAGCCGGTCTTCGCACTCGTGGCGAGCGAGGGCCAGCCGCGCGCCCGGCACACCTCGTCGACATCCGCGGTCGGGATCGCGTCCGGCGCCTCGAGGTCGGATTTGTTCACGAGCAGCACGGCGGGGATCGGGCCCGCGACGCTCTCGACGGCCGCCGCCCAGTCGATGAGGCTCCACAGGCTCTCGGGCCGGGTCCGGTCGCACACGTACAGGACGGCCTGGCTGTTCGAGAAGTACGCGTCCTTCAGGAGTTCGCGGAATCCGAGGGACCCCATGATGTCCCACACGCTCGCGCCGACCTCGATCGAGGCGCCCGGATGGCGCGAATCGTCGACGCGGAAGGTGCGCGAGGAGACTTTCGTGCCCAGGGTCGATACGTATCCGCGGTCGAACGTATCCGAGACGAATCGTCGGACGAGGCTCGACTTCCCGACGCCCGGGTCGCCCGCCAAGGCGATCTTCATCGTGAGCCCCGGGACCGATCGGTCGACGACTGGGCGCTGGCGCGAGGCCATCCGCTCCTCCGTCCCGCGGACGGGACGATAAGCGTTTGCTCCCTGCTATCAGTCCCGCGACTACATCGTCAGGGGAGCTAGGCGAGACAGCCCCGGATGCGCGACGAGGTATCCCGTCTGGAGGTACCAGGCGAGCTGCGGCTCGAGGTCCCCGAACTCGTCCCGCAGGCCGTCCCATTCCCGGAGGACGGGTCCCCACGCCTCCTCGATCGCCCCCAAGAACTCGGACATCCGCCGGTTCAGGTCGTCCGGCGCGGCGCCCTCGTAGACGAGCGCAAAGAACAGGAACGCGCCCTTGTCGATGGCGACCTCGCTCCGGTCCACGGTCATGCGCTTCAGGTCCCCCGGACCGCTCGATCCTCCGAAGGAATCGCGGACGAACCGCGCGACCAGCGTGAACATCCCGGAGGCGGCGAGCTCGTCTTGCACGGCCCCTATCTCACCGCCCGCCCTCGCAACGAGCCGCCCATCCCCGTGGATCAGGTAGAGGTCCGTCGGCCGGAACGGTTTCGTCCGCAACCGCCGAACGAGAAGCCACGCGATTGGTACGGCGACCAGGGCGAACAAGAGCCACGGGTACATCCCGGACAACCACAGAATTTCGGCCGACACGGAATAGCGGAGGGTGAAGGCGACAAGAGTCGGCGTGAGCGCGGTGTCCGGCGTCGTGAGCGTCGCTCGGAGCCGCACGGGCTTCGTGAGCGCTCCAGACAGGTTCGCGCCGATGGCCGCCGCAGTCCACGACGCCCCGCCGTCCTGCGAATACGCGAACGAGACGGACGCGCCCGGCGGCCCGCTCCAGTTGGCCTGGAGGCGACCCCATCCCAGGAGCCCGACGGGGTCGAGGGACGCCGTCAACACCCGTCCCAGGGTCGCGAACTGACCATAGCCGATCGTCAGGTCGTGAAGGGACGGCGAGAGCGTGTTCGAGGTGAAAAGCTGAACGCGGTACTCGATGTACCGCGCGGGCGGCGAGGCGATCGGGCGTCCGGGACCGAGGTAGGCGGCGGACCACGCGCTCCACGATCCGTCGGGCGCCGGGCTCGCGCCCGACCGGGTCCGGACCTCGATTCCCGTGCCGGAAGGCACCGTCGCGGTCCACGTGATCGTCTCCCACGCCCCCCCGCTCCCGGTGTCGAAGACGCGGGACTCCAGGGCGCCGAGGGAGCTCGGCATGGCGTACGTGATCGTGAGGAACGGCCGGGCGGACGCGTTCGCCGCATCGGAGCTCCAGAACATCTTGTGCCCGCGGATGACGCTCGCGCCGTCGTCCGCCTGGCGGACCAGGAGGCCGTAGTTCGGCGCGCGGCCCGTCCACCAGTCGACCGCGGCGCGGGTGACGTCCCAGGTGTACCAGCCGGGCACCGTCCCGACCGCAGGCACGAGGTCCAGATCGGTCGGGTTGAAGTCCCCGCCGGCCGCCGTCCAGTCGAGCACGCCGTCGCGGACGCCCCACGTCGAGCCGTACTCCGTCCAGTTGTTCGTGATCGCGTGCACGCTGACCGACATCGAGTTCGCCCTGTCAGAGGCGTACAGGTAGAGGAAGAGGTCAACCGTGAGGAGGGTCGCGTTCGCGGGGATCGGGAACGTCGGGAATTGGAGGATCGCCCGGCTCCAGTTCGATTTGCTCGTGAACCCGAGTTTCAGGGTGTCGTTCGCGCCGAAGTTCGTGTTGGCGAAGCTGCCCGTCGCGATGTAGGTGTCGACCATCGAGGCAGGACCGGGCTGGAACGCCGTGCTCAGCGGGGGGCCGAGCCGCGACGTGTCCGCGATGAGGACGTCCCCTGGGCTGGCCGTGACATCGACGTTCGACCGCGCCAGCGCGAGCCCGAAATCCGCCGCGGTCGTGTCCGCGAACGTCCGGGAGAGCCAAGCGAGGCTCGCCCCGGAGGCTCCGATCGTCGCGTTCACGAGGCCGTAGTCGGACGGGTTCGAGAACGCCCACTCCGCTTGCTGCTCGCCCGCCGCCGAGGCCGTGACCGCGGGGTCCGCCGAAACTACCGCGGGGGCGACGAGGATCCCGAGGATCAGGGCGACGACCACGACCCGGAAACGGGTCATGGAAGCTTAGGGACCGGCCGCCCACGTAAAGGTTCCCGGGTCGTTATCAGACGCCCGAATTCTCACACCCTTCAAACTGGCCTGGTTAACATGTTAACCGGGGGACCTTGCGGTTCTCAGGCCGGCGGGGGTGGCCGAGGAGGCGGAGGCGCAGGATAGCTCGTCTCGCGGCGGAGGACTGCATCGAACGTTTATCCCGACGCACCGCGTACCCGCGTCGATGGTCCGCGCGGTCAAGCCAAGCCGCAAGCGCGACGGACGTCTCGGCCCGCCCCAGGGCTATCCGAAGGACCTCGAGAAGTACGCGGACCCCGCGAACTGGAAGTACCCCGTGCACACGCCGTTCCACGCGCGCGCCGCGCGGCGGTACTTCAACGAGCCTCGCAACCGTGCGAAGTACACGCCGGAGGAGCAGGCGTACATCGACAAGAAGATCAACGAGGCGCTCGAGCGGTTCGGGGTCGCGGTGAAGATCCGAGGCGGAACGATCGAGGACGAGGCGGGCACGATCCAAGCCGACGTTCCGATGAACAAAGACATCGACAAGATGACGTTCGACGACCTGCTGCTCGTCTTCCTCGGGAAGAACCGCCTCGCTTCCGCGCGGGGGATCGACCCCGGGGCCGCCTCGGTCGACAAGGAGACCGAGACGTTCCTCGCCGGCACGGTGAAGGAGTACTCGGTCCTGATTGACCGGCAACGGCGGCTCGTCGAGCACGATTGTGTGGACTTCAAGACGAATCGCGCGGTGGGCCGGCTCTTCTGCAAGCATCTCGGAGCGTTCCTCATGCAGGCGGACCGGACGCGGGCGACGCGCCTCCTGCGTGAGCTATTGCGGGAGAGGGACCACTGGACATTCGCGTGAGCGCGGCCGGCGCGCTCTGACATCCTCGTCGTCGTTTATCGAGGAGATGATCCCCCGGGGGAATCCATCCGACGCAACGGTACGGCTGCCCTACGAAAATGAGCAGGTTTCTGTCAACGACGACTCTTGCACCCGAACGCCACACATGACGTTTCCGAGCGACCGCATCGCAGGCAGAACCATTCGTCCTTTCCAACGTCCATCATATCTCGCCGGCCGCATTTGCACCAATCGGGACTCGGCGATTGGGGAGTCAACCCTGCGCTCGCATGAGGAAACGAGGTCCCATATTAGTCACAATCACGGATTGACGAATGGCCGCGGTTGGGCCCGGCCGCCTCACAGCCGGCTGAAGTCCGCCTCACGGTCCTTCCTCCTCGCCTCGCGTTCGGCCGCCGTCGAGAGCGGTGCGGCGCACCCGGGACACGCCCCTCCCGAGTCGACACAAGCCTTGCAAAGCCATGCGCCGCACACATGACGCTGGACGCCGGGGGCGCGATGAGGCGAGCAGTTCGGTGGGAGACCGCCACCATCGATTTTCCCGGCGGACCTCGGCGACTCCGGCCTCCTTGAGACCGGGGTCGGCTCCGGGTCTCCTTCGCCCTTTTCTTCCGTGAGCGCCTCGCCCCTCGGCTTCTTGCGCTTCGATTCGGGCGCATGCCTCGTCGAGATCTTGTAGCCACCGCCCTCGAAGATCTTCAGGGAGACCTCGAGCTTCTTCGCCTCGAACGGTCCGAGGTGGAGTTCCTTCGCGAGATCGACGAGGTTCCACTCCTCTTTCGGGAGGTCCATCGCCTGCCGGATCAGGTCGTCGTTGTGCCACTCCGGGGTCGGCTCGAGCGGCGCCTCGCGCACCCAGTCGATGTAGCCCCAGATCGTGCGGGCTTCGTCCAGGTCGACGTGCGGCAGCACGGTCGTCACGTCCGCGAGCCGGATCCGGTCCAGATTCGCCGCGTTCTCCACGTTGCGCAAGACCGCGGCGCCGACGGCCTCGTACTTCCGGAGCGCCTCCGGCTCGATTCGGTCCGGGGCGAGCGGCGCGGGTTCGTTCACGTACCGGATGACCTCATCGAGGAGCTCGAGGGGCACGGAACAATACTTGAAGATCTCGTCACGCGTCGCGGGCCGCTTCAGGTGCGCCTCGAACCGGACGACCGCCTCGGCGAAGCCCTCGACCGTCGCGGCGTGGATGCGCTCCTCGGCGCGCCGCCTCCCGTCCGCCGCCGGCTCGTACGCCGGATCGAGGGCGAGTCCCGCGTCGAAGCACTTGAGCGCGTCGTCGAAGCGGCGAACGTGCAAAAGGGCGAGCCCCTTGCTCGTCCACGTCGCCTTGTCCCGCGCGTCCAGCCGCAGCGCCTCGTCGTACGCGGATGCGGCGGCGTCGTACCGGCCCGCCCGTTCGTCCGCGAGGCCGAGGGTGGTCCACAGGGCCTTGTCGTCCCTCCGCGATTCCGTCGCGCGGGCGAGCGCGTCCGCCGCGTCCGGGTACCGCTCCAACGTCAGGAGGACGAGGCCCCGTCCGCGCCACGCCGCGCCGTGCGACTCGTCCGCGTCGATCGCCGCGTCGAACGCCGCGAGCGCCTCGGTCGGCTTGTCGAGGGCCTGATACGCCTCGCCTCTCCACGTGAGCACGGCCGCGTCCGCCGGATGGGCCCTCAGCACGAAGTCGAGGCAGGGGATCGCCTCGGCGGCCCGGCCCGTCCGCAGGAAGCACACCCCTTTCGTGCGATAGGCGTCGTAGTTGTTCGGATCCTTCCCGAAGACGATCGTCACGAGCGACAGCGCGTCGTCGAAGTGAGACTCCGCGGCGAGGCACATCGCCTTTCCGTTCAGGAACTCGAGGTTCTCGGGATCCAGGAGGAGGCCGTCGTCGAAGGTCCGAAGCGCGTCCACGACCCGGCCGGCGTCGAACAAGAGGCGGCCCCTGGCGGCCAGCGCGGTGCGGTCGCCGGGGTTCAGGGAGAGGGTGCGGTCGTACGCCTCGAGCGCCTCGGCCTTTCGGCCGGCGCGGACGAGCAACGCGCCTTTCGCGTTCCAGGTGCGGCGGTCCATCGGGTCCACGCGGGCGGCGCCGTCCAACTCCTCGAGAGCCGCGTCGAGCTTCCCGAGGCGCTCCAGGGCGACGGCCCGTTCGCGTCTCGCGTCCAGGTCGCGCGGGTCGATCTCGAGCAACCGCTCGCCGGCCTCTGCGGCCGCCTTGAACGAGCCTTGGGACGCCAGGAGGTCCCGCTTGGCCCGCAGCAGGTCCGCCCGGTCCGGCGCGAGGCCGACCGCCTTCCCGATCGCGACGAGCGCGTCCTTTCCCTGGCCGATGGCGCTCGCGTACCGCGCGCGCCGCGCCCACGCCTCGACGTCCTTCGGGTCCGCGACGGTCAGCCGACCGCTCGCGTCGAACGCCTCCTTCGTGCGGCCGAGCCCCTCGAGGGCGGCGCAGAGGCCCGTGAGTGCGGCCTTGTCCTTCGCGTCTGCCGCGACGACCGTCTCGTAGATCGGCACGGCCTCCTCGTACCGGTGCAACTCGAGGAGACACGATCCCTGCTTCAGCAAGGCGGGCGTCATCGCCTTGTCCCGGAGCGCTGCCTGTCCGTACGCGTTCGCGGCCTCGTCGTATCGCTTGAGCCACTGGAGCGCGGTGCCTTTCCCGAGCCACGCCTTCGCGCTGTTCGGTTCGAGGGCGAGGGTGCGGTCGAACACCGCGACGGCCTGCTCGTACCGCGTCGCGCCTTCGAGCGACACCCCGAGCAGGTACCATCCCTTCGGATCCGCGGGCGCGTAGCGGGTCGCGCGGTCCAGGGAGTCGACCGCATCCGCGTAGGCCTTGAGCCAATACTGAATCCGGCCTTTCTCGAGCCACAGGTTCGCGGACGCGGGGTCGGCCTCGATCGCGGCGTCGTACGCCCGGAGGGCATCCTCGTACCGGCTCAGGTGGGAAAGCAACGCGGCCTTCCGCGCCGCGGCCCCGGGGGCGCGCGGATCGAGACGCAACGCCGCCTCGTAAGCGCCGAGCGCCGCCTCGGGTTCCGAGAGCCCTTCGTGGGCCTCGCCCTTCGCGACCCACGTGGATCGGTCGGATGGGTCTTTCGCCAGGATCAGGTCGCACGCGCGGAGGAGCGCCTTCGGGTCCTTCGAGAACCGCAGGGCGTCTCGCTGTCCGCGGATCGCGTCGAGGTCGTCGGGCGCGACGACGTGCAGCTGCTCGAACGTCGCGTACGCCCTGTCCGACTGGCCGAGGGCGAGCTGCGCCCGGCCTTTGTCCCGCAGGGCGCGGAGATGGTGAGGCTGCAGCGCCAGGATCGCGTCGCAGGCGGCCACGAGGTCCGCCCACCGCTCCGACGCGAGGAGCAGCTGGCGCTTCGCCTCGAGCCCGTCGTAGGAGCGGGGCTCGACCGCCAAGAACGCGTCGAAGGCGGCGAGCGCCTCCTCCCGCCGGTTCAGCTGGAGCAACGCGTGCGCCTTCGCAAAGAGCGCGGGGCCATGTCGCGGGTCAAGGGAGACGACCTTGCCGGCCTCCTGCACGACCTCGTCCCACCGGGCCAAGGCGCGCAACGCCTCCAAGCGACCGATGTGGGGCGCGAGGGCCTTCGGGGTGAGGGCGATCGCCCGATCGTACGAGCCGACCGCATCGACGTTTCGCCCGATTTTCCGGAGCAACTCGGCCCGGACGAGCCACGCGACCGCATCCCCGTCCCGGAGCCGAACCGCCTCGTCGTACGAGCGCAATGCCTCCTCGTTCTGGTGCGATGCCGCGAGGACGTCGCCTCGGAGCCGCCACGCGTCCGGGTCGTAGCCGTCGAGCTGGATCACGCGGTCGAGGCAACGCAACGCCCGCTGCGGGTCCTGCGCGCGGACGTACGCGAGGGCCTTGCCCTCGAGGGCTCCCTTGCACGCCGAGTCGACGCGAAGCGCACGGTCGTAGGCGGACTGAGCCTCCTCGATCTCGTCCCTCCGCCGGTGGGCCTCGCCTTTCCTGAGCCAGAGATCGACGTCCTCCGGCACGAGCGCGAGGACGCGCGCGTATCCATCCGTGTCGTCCGGGTCGAGATTCACGACCTGGATGTACGCCCGGATCGCCTCCGGACGCTGGTCCAGGGAGGCGTGGGCGTTCCCTTTCCGAGCCCAGACGCCTTTCGCCGTCGGCTTCGCGCGCAGGGCGGCGTCGTAGTACGGGATCGCATCCGCCGGGCGGCCCGCCGCGACGAGGAGGTCTCCCTGCACGGCGATCGCGCGGACGTTCGCGTGGTCGCACTGGAGCGCCTCCGTCGCTGCCGCCTGGGCGGGCTCGACGTGGCCGACCGCGAGGAGGCCCGCCCCGACCCGTGCGCACGCCTCGGCCCATTCCTCCGGGCGTTCGATCGGCGCGGTCCGCGCCTCCAGTAGGCCGAGCGCCTTGAGATACGCGTTCGCCGCGCGGCCTTCCGCGCCCGCATTGAGCGACGCGCCGCCGGATTCGACGAGCCGGCGGACCTTTTCGAGGGTGCGACCTTCGCGATCCAGGAAGCCTTCGAGGAGAGCCATCCCTGTCATCCCATCCCGCGCACGCGGCCCGCTGGGGGTCGCGTCGGACAACTGGCCGACATGCAGGCTGGATGACTTATAGATATCGCCAACGGGCTCCGCATGTGGACAATCACCTTGGGGCGAATCAGCGAAGCTATGGTGCCGATGCCGCTAAATACCGGGGAGCCGATTCACGACGGACAATCGTCGGACGGATGGGACGAATGACCAAGGGCGATTCAGGGGCCGCGGATCCGGTGCGGCTCCGTAGAGAGACGCGAGAGTGGCTGACGACGCGCACCATCCCGAACGTGCGCGAAGTCGCGAGGGACCTCGGGAACGCGGGCGAGGACGTGCACGACCTCCTCGCCGCGATTGACGAGCTGGAGTCGCTCGTCCGCGGGAAGCCGATCAAGTCGCCCGGGCGTGCGACGGCGAAACGGCATCCGTAAGGCGTGCAGGGACCGAGATTTGGACGTACGTCTTGGCTAGACAGCCTCCGACAGGCGAACGCAAAGTCGACCGAGGACCGAGGAGACTGTAGATCGGCCGAGAGCGGCGTTGGCAGGAAAGGCCTCAAGTATCGAAGGCGAGTGTCCCCGAACCGAGCGTGGGTAGTCTAGCGGTAGGACACCGGCCTTCCAAGCCTGAGACGCGGGTTCGACTCCCGCCCCACGCACTGGACCTGGGCCAGAAAAAGAAGGCGACCGGCGGAGTCGTGGAGGCGACCCTCTCCGCCGATCTGTGGGATGGATGGGTGATCGTTAGCCGTCGTCGTCGGACGCATCGAAGTCGAGCGAGCATCCGTACGAGGCGTAGACGTCTTGCCAGCTGTGGTCTTCTCCCGACTGCATGTCGTTCATCGGGGCCATGATCGCTGCGCTTTGCACGAACGTCCGAAGAGATGGCGAGTATAAAGCAAGGAAGGGAGGGGAGGTCCGCGAAAGTACTCGGCTGGAGGTGTGAAAGTACTGTCAGGCCCGCCGTCCGTATGGGATCATTCGTCCGCACCACAAAGCACATCCCCGCACCTCGGGTTGGTCCCTTCGGTGCCTTTCGATGGATCGCCTCTGGTCGGATCCAAAGGACCGGCTGCTGGTCGTCCTCGCGCTCATCGCGCTCGTCATCTTCCTTGGTTGGTACTCGTTCAGCGTTGCGATTGCGTTGCTCCGCATCCCGCTCACGGGCGATTCCACTCTCTATTTCATCGCATCCGTCTGGATCTCGGGGACGAGCGGCACCGCGCTCCTGCTCCTCCTCGGTGTGGGAATCCAGACGCACCGCCCCGGACCGTAAGGCCTGTTCCTCGGGTTCGTGATCGCGGAGCTCCTCGCGTCGGCGATTGGGATTGGCGCGGGGACCTGGTTCTATTGGTCCTTGCGCAATGGCCCCGGCTCATTGATCGAGATGGCACAATTATTAGCCAGCCTCGAAGGCGTCGCCGCCGGAGCCCACGTCGTCGCCGTGTTTCTCTTGCTCCTCATCGTCCTCGCGGGGCGGACGGCGGCGCCTCCGTTGCCAGTGAGTCTGGCGCCTCCCGCCCCGCCAAGCTCGTGACACGCCTCACCGCGTCGTCGGGCGCTCACGTCTGATTAGCCTAGGGCCCTCGACGGCGGGAGCGCAGGAACAGAATCGCGAAGGCGCCGATGGCTGCGGCGAGCGCGAAGGCGCCGGCGTTGGGAGCCAGGTAGAATAACGCCGCGAGTCCGAAGAACGCGAGACCTTTGAGGAACGCGACGGCCATCACCACGGGCTGCTCGGACATTTTCTTCCGCAAGTCCGCCATCGCCTCCGGACTATCTGCAGGCAAGCTCAGATCCGCCGCTCGGTCGCGGATCGCGTAATAGAACGGGTTCCCAGGCCGTACCGCGAGGATGGGCGCGCGGTAGGTGCTGACGAAGCCCCCTGAGAAATACGCAACAACCATCCACATGAGTCCGGCGACGAAGAACGCGTACGCGAACCCCATCCCTTCCCGGGCCGGGACTAAATCAGGGACGACGGAAAAGAGGGCGCCGATCCCGGTGAAGACGACCAACACGACCAACGAGTTACGGAACAGTCTGTGCAGCCCTCGCGACGCCGCCATCGTAGGCCCGCATCACAGCCGGCATCCACCCAGAAAAAGGATTCGTCGGAAACCCCGACAATCGCTGCCCTGGCGGGCAGCTACCGTGTCGTCAGCCACTCGAAGACGTGGTTCGCGACGAAGCTCCCGGC belongs to Thermoplasmata archaeon and includes:
- a CDS encoding GDSL-type esterase/lipase family protein, whose amino-acid sequence is MPSPPLTIVGIGDSTTAGTPGFRSPLEAPPRGAGNPASQYAFWMMRLHPEWTVLNRGIDGQTAAEVHARFERDVVRAKPAYAIILAGVNDLFAGHEPDPIQREFGAMYAEALDAGIVPVAASVLPFDRASPDVTAAIFTLNHWIESFAKVLDIPFCDTHAAAADPAAPHRLRGSPDGLHPDVDGYRRMGEALARTIEGHLPHDPR
- a CDS encoding Rab family GTPase — encoded protein: MASRQRPVVDRSVPGLTMKIALAGDPGVGKSSLVRRFVSDTFDRGYVSTLGTKVSSRTFRVDDSRHPGASIEVGASVWDIMGSLGFRELLKDAYFSNSQAVLYVCDRTRPESLWSLIDWAAAVESVAGPIPAVLLVNKSDLEAPDAIPTADVDEVCRARGWPSLATSAKTGSNVEASFRLVAQAHLLRVRTR
- a CDS encoding carbon-nitrogen hydrolase family protein — encoded protein: MKAALAQLDPAVGDKAKNLRKLETTIASERADLLLVGEMYLTGYMARDSFAQLAEPIDGPTVKAIAKIASEHGTHVVFGMPERESDTRKLYNTSVLVAPDGKVASYRKVYPANFGPFEEGLYFGRGDGLTLVDTKLGRIGLLICYDAFFPELAKAYALQGVDVLAIISASPATSKPFFDRILPARAIENAVYVLYANLVGAELNVVFQGGTQAIGPRGEDLGKAPDFQEATVVADVDVRNVTAARGLRPTLRDTRKEFWEPVAPTVPVRRS
- a CDS encoding DNRLRE domain-containing protein, yielding MTRFRVVVVALILGILVAPAVVSADPAVTASAAGEQQAEWAFSNPSDYGLVNATIGASGASLAWLSRTFADTTAADFGLALARSNVDVTASPGDVLIADTSRLGPPLSTAFQPGPASMVDTYIATGSFANTNFGANDTLKLGFTSKSNWSRAILQFPTFPIPANATLLTVDLFLYLYASDRANSMSVSVHAITNNWTEYGSTWGVRDGVLDWTAAGGDFNPTDLDLVPAVGTVPGWYTWDVTRAAVDWWTGRAPNYGLLVRQADDGASVIRGHKMFWSSDAANASARPFLTITYAMPSSLGALESRVFDTGSGGAWETITWTATVPSGTGIEVRTRSGASPAPDGSWSAWSAAYLGPGRPIASPPARYIEYRVQLFTSNTLSPSLHDLTIGYGQFATLGRVLTASLDPVGLLGWGRLQANWSGPPGASVSFAYSQDGGASWTAAAIGANLSGALTKPVRLRATLTTPDTALTPTLVAFTLRYSVSAEILWLSGMYPWLLFALVAVPIAWLLVRRLRTKPFRPTDLYLIHGDGRLVARAGGEIGAVQDELAASGMFTLVARFVRDSFGGSSGPGDLKRMTVDRSEVAIDKGAFLFFALVYEGAAPDDLNRRMSEFLGAIEEAWGPVLREWDGLRDEFGDLEPQLAWYLQTGYLVAHPGLSRLAPLTM
- a CDS encoding DUF6582 domain-containing protein: MVRAVKPSRKRDGRLGPPQGYPKDLEKYADPANWKYPVHTPFHARAARRYFNEPRNRAKYTPEEQAYIDKKINEALERFGVAVKIRGGTIEDEAGTIQADVPMNKDIDKMTFDDLLLVFLGKNRLASARGIDPGAASVDKETETFLAGTVKEYSVLIDRQRRLVEHDCVDFKTNRAVGRLFCKHLGAFLMQADRTRATRLLRELLRERDHWTFA